GGCCTGGTCGAGTCGGGCCAATGGCGCCGCCGCTTCGAGGCGCGCGAAGACAAGTCGCAGGACTGGGCCGCATGGAGCGGCCAGCTCGCGCAGGACAAGCACATTCCGCTGGGCCGCCTGGGGCTTCCGACCGAAGCCGCGCGCGCGATCCTTTTTCTTGCTTCGCCCCTCGCGTCCTACACGACGGGCAGCCACATCGATATCTCTGGAGGCCTTTCGCGCCATGCATAACCCCACGAACAACAACACGGTCACCGTTGGCGCAGTCGTCGCTGCCTTTCTCGAACAGTGCGGCGTCAAGGCGGCCTTCGGCGTGATCTCGATCCACAACATGCCGATCCTCGATGCCTTCGCGCAGCGCGGCGCGATCCGTTTCGTGCCCGCACGCGGCGAGGCCGGAGCCGGCAACATGGCCGACGCCTATGCGCGTTCGACGGCGAGCCTCGGCGTGTGCCTCACGAGCACGGGCCCTGCGGCCGGCAACATCGCGGGCAGCATGGTCGAGGCGCTGACGGCCGGTGCGCCGCTGTTGCACATCACGGGGCAGATCGAGACGCCGTACCTCGACAAGGGCATGTCGTATATCCATGAAGCGCCCGACCAGCTCACCATGCTCAAGGCGGTGTCGAAGGCGGCCCTGCGGGTGCGCAGCGTCGAGACGGTGCTCGGCACGCTCAAGCGCGCGGTGCAGCTCGCGCTGACGGCGCCGACCGGCCCGGTCAGCGTGGAGATTCCGATCGACATCCAGTCGGCGCTCACGACCATGCCGGCCGACCTGTCGCCGCTGCCGATCGAGCGGCCCGTGCCCTCGGCCGCTTCGCTCGATGCACTGGCTGCACGGCTGGCAGCAGCCAAGCGCCCGATGCTGTGGATCGGCGGCGGCGCGCGCCATGCGGGTGCCGCGATCCGGCGCCTGCAGAAGCTCGGCTTCGGCGTGGTCACGACCACGCAGGGCCGCGGCACGGTGCCCGAAGACGATGCGGGTTCGCTCGGCTCCTACAACATCCACAAGCCGGTCGAGGCGCTGTACCAGCGCTGCGACGCGATGCTGGTCGTCGGCTCGCGCCTGCGCGGCAACGAAACGCTCAAGTACGAGCTGAAGCTGCCGCGCCCGCTGCTGCGCATCGATGCCGATGCAGCCGCCGAAGGCCGCGGCTATGTCACCGACCTGTTCGTCTGCGGCGATGCCGCGCTGGCCCTCGAAGGTTTGGCCGACCGCCTCGAAGCCGCGAAGTACCTGGCCGACCCAGCGCTGCTCACCGAGCTGCGCACCGCGCACGCGCAGGCCGTGGCCTCGCTGACCGATGGCCTCGGCCCCTACGCCGCGCTCGTGAAGGAACTGCAGGCGGCAGCCGGCCGCAGCTTCAACTGGGTGCGCGACGTCACGGTGTCGAACAGCACCTGGGGCAACCGCGAGCTGCGCATTTTCGAACCGAGCGCGGGCGTGCATGCCACCGGCGGCGGCATCGGGCAGGGCATGCCGATGGCCATCGGCGCGGCCATCGGTGCGGCCGAGACGGGCTCGGGCCGCAAGACCTTCTGCCTGGCCGGCGACGGCGGCTTCATCCTGAACCTCGGCGAACTCGCGACCGCGGTGCAGGAGCAAGCCGACATGGTGATCGTGCTCATGAACGACAAGGGCTACGGCGTCATCAAGAACATCCAGGATGCGCAGTACGGCGGCCGCCGCTGCTATGCCGATCTGCACACGCCCGACTACGCGATGCTGTGCGCGTCGCTGGCCCTGCCGCATGCGCGCGTGCAGCGCATGGACGAGCTGAAGGCGAGGCTCGGCGAGGCGTTGGCGAAGAAGGGCCCGTTCCTGCTGGAGATCGACATGCTGTCGATCGGCGAGTTCAAGAGTGCCTTCGCCGGCCCGCCGACCAATACCGTGACGCAGATCCCGGCGCTCGGCAAGGCCGCGGCGGCGTCGGTGGAGTGACGGGCATGACCGCGCTGCGCGTTGCACTCATCGGCTGCGGTGCCATCGGCACCTCGGTGCTCGAACTGCTCAAGGGCGACACGGCCCTGGCGGTGGCGGCCATCGTCGTGCCTGAAGAAGGCGTGGCTGCCGCGCAGAAGCTGGTGCCCGGCGTGCCGGTTTCGAGCAGCGTGCCGGCAATGGGCATCGACCTCGTGGTCGAGACGGCCGGCCATGCGGCCATCGAGGAGCATGTGCTGCCGGCGCTCGCACGCGGCACGCCGTGCATCGTCGCCTCGGTGGGCGCGCTGTCGGCCGCGGGCCTCGCTGAAA
This genomic window from Variovorax paradoxus contains:
- a CDS encoding thiamine pyrophosphate-binding protein produces the protein MHNPTNNNTVTVGAVVAAFLEQCGVKAAFGVISIHNMPILDAFAQRGAIRFVPARGEAGAGNMADAYARSTASLGVCLTSTGPAAGNIAGSMVEALTAGAPLLHITGQIETPYLDKGMSYIHEAPDQLTMLKAVSKAALRVRSVETVLGTLKRAVQLALTAPTGPVSVEIPIDIQSALTTMPADLSPLPIERPVPSAASLDALAARLAAAKRPMLWIGGGARHAGAAIRRLQKLGFGVVTTTQGRGTVPEDDAGSLGSYNIHKPVEALYQRCDAMLVVGSRLRGNETLKYELKLPRPLLRIDADAAAEGRGYVTDLFVCGDAALALEGLADRLEAAKYLADPALLTELRTAHAQAVASLTDGLGPYAALVKELQAAAGRSFNWVRDVTVSNSTWGNRELRIFEPSAGVHATGGGIGQGMPMAIGAAIGAAETGSGRKTFCLAGDGGFILNLGELATAVQEQADMVIVLMNDKGYGVIKNIQDAQYGGRRCYADLHTPDYAMLCASLALPHARVQRMDELKARLGEALAKKGPFLLEIDMLSIGEFKSAFAGPPTNTVTQIPALGKAAAASVE